In a genomic window of Thermogemmatispora onikobensis:
- a CDS encoding DUF1116 domain-containing protein yields the protein MVSPSTPEQLSPSPFTVINVGAELFAEALRAQGVTVTSVAWRPPAGDPAALARLLADPAIDRANEIAVGRMLAAEPVLVDVQPARTIIPLFRETAGGYALLHAGPPITWERMCGPMRGAIIGACLYEGWVRSEEEAVRLAETGRITFAPCHHYHAVGPMAGIVSPSMPLLIVEDRVHGNRTFAPLNEGLGKVLRYGAYAPEVIERLRWMQEVLGPALSRALRHVGGLDLRSLLAQALQMGDEGHNRNKAATSLFLRQLAPALVETGASSAETASVLRFIASNDHFHLNPSMAAAKAMTLAGANVPNSSVVVTMARNGVDFGIRVSGLGERWFVGPAQAIQGLYFAGFGPEDANPDIGDSAITETAGLGAFAMAGAPAIVQFIGGTPADALRYTREMYSLTVTTNPQFSLPSLNFQGTPTGIDIRQVCRLNLPPVINTGIAHRLPGIGQVGAGIVHPPMECFTAALQALADSRQSV from the coding sequence GTGGTCTCGCCTAGCACGCCAGAGCAACTCAGCCCTTCACCGTTCACCGTCATCAATGTGGGTGCCGAGCTTTTCGCCGAGGCCCTGCGCGCCCAGGGCGTTACTGTGACCAGCGTGGCCTGGCGCCCGCCCGCCGGCGATCCCGCAGCTTTAGCTCGCCTGCTGGCCGATCCGGCCATCGATCGCGCCAATGAGATCGCCGTGGGGCGCATGCTGGCCGCCGAGCCTGTCCTGGTCGACGTCCAGCCCGCCCGGACCATCATCCCTCTCTTCCGCGAGACAGCAGGAGGCTATGCCTTGCTCCACGCCGGCCCGCCGATTACGTGGGAGCGCATGTGCGGACCCATGCGCGGCGCCATTATCGGGGCCTGTCTCTACGAGGGCTGGGTCCGCAGCGAGGAGGAGGCCGTGCGCCTGGCGGAGACCGGCAGGATTACCTTCGCTCCCTGTCACCATTATCATGCTGTTGGGCCAATGGCCGGCATCGTCTCGCCTTCTATGCCTCTGCTCATCGTAGAGGATAGGGTGCATGGCAACCGCACCTTCGCCCCTCTGAATGAGGGATTGGGCAAGGTGCTCCGTTATGGGGCTTACGCTCCGGAGGTCATTGAGCGCCTGCGTTGGATGCAAGAGGTGCTCGGGCCGGCGCTGAGCCGGGCCTTGCGCCATGTCGGCGGCCTTGATCTGCGCTCGCTGCTGGCCCAGGCCCTGCAGATGGGCGATGAGGGCCATAACCGCAATAAAGCGGCTACCTCCCTCTTTCTGCGCCAGCTAGCCCCGGCTCTGGTCGAGACGGGAGCCTCCAGCGCGGAAACCGCCAGCGTGCTGCGCTTCATCGCCTCCAACGACCATTTTCATCTGAATCCTTCAATGGCAGCGGCCAAGGCCATGACGCTGGCGGGGGCGAACGTGCCCAATAGCAGCGTGGTGGTCACGATGGCACGCAATGGGGTCGATTTCGGTATCCGTGTGAGCGGGTTGGGCGAGCGCTGGTTTGTAGGGCCGGCCCAAGCGATTCAAGGCCTCTATTTTGCCGGCTTCGGTCCCGAGGATGCCAATCCTGATATTGGGGATAGCGCTATTACGGAGACCGCCGGGCTGGGCGCCTTCGCAATGGCTGGGGCCCCGGCCATCGTCCAGTTTATCGGCGGCACACCCGCTGACGCTTTGCGCTATACCCGTGAGATGTACTCTCTGACTGTGACCACGAATCCTCAGTTCAGCCTGCCCAGCCTCAACTTCCAGGGAACCCCAACCGGCATCGATATCCGTCAGGTCTGTCGTCTGAATCTGCCACCGGTCATCAATACGGGCATTGCGCACCGTCTGCCCGGCATTGGTCAGGTTGGGGCCGGTATCGTCCATCCGCCGATGGAATGCTTCACCGCCGCTTTGCAGGCCCTGGCCGATAGCCGGCAGTCCGTGTGA
- a CDS encoding carboxymuconolactone decarboxylase family protein, whose protein sequence is MAAHTALAGQLGVSEELLDALYHIDTHRHLFTARELVALRFAEIMTTSARDIDEELWDELQAHFDDGEIIELTMVIGLFNCFNRFADALQIEPPARSQGKGEAQRSSGEKKDTNAYGHERGATEGPD, encoded by the coding sequence ATGGCCGCCCACACTGCCCTGGCAGGGCAGCTAGGCGTCAGTGAGGAGCTGCTGGATGCGCTCTATCACATCGATACTCACCGCCATCTCTTTACGGCGCGTGAGCTGGTGGCTTTGCGCTTCGCCGAGATCATGACCACCTCGGCCCGCGACATCGACGAAGAGCTATGGGACGAGCTGCAAGCCCACTTTGACGACGGGGAGATCATCGAGCTGACAATGGTGATTGGCCTCTTTAATTGCTTCAACCGTTTCGCGGATGCTCTTCAGATTGAGCCACCCGCTCGCTCTCAGGGCAAAGGAGAGGCTCAACGGAGCAGCGGAGAGAAGAAGGATACAAACGCCTATGGCCACGAGCGAGGAGCAACTGAAGGCCCTGATTAA
- a CDS encoding DNA methyltransferase — MMYQKSSQSLLDAAIEQSLPKDILSSSARLLEQATFLLQKGRRTSAGHLDLQRRERTSLFPWRGQFSPQLVELLLQRYAEQRTVVLDPFVGSGTTLFEAARQGLSCYAADINPAAVALSQTVYFVRLTPSERQDLIQEAESLLKKALQSAFIDLFSFSDIEPRIDDYSHPKEEIILSLKKDTNNHLLRIILVNTLMKYFENKNKKGNNWYTSFHELAAIIRNLPYSVAQYHIFHNDARSLPLANTSVQLIVTSPPYINVFNYHQNNRPLMERLGWNLLTVAQSEIGANRKHRQNRFLTVIRYALDMLAALREMRRLLAEDGHLIIVIGRESTIRGVRLGNSRLITALALGGAGLELASVEERKFLNKFGEVIYEDVLHLTPTSLPPAFNDELARSLALCLLRDSFQQNYEDAPTNQEILEAISKARCVDPSPLFNPEHAIGGFL; from the coding sequence ATGATGTACCAGAAATCGTCTCAGAGCCTCCTGGACGCGGCTATAGAGCAGAGTCTACCCAAGGATATCCTTTCGTCAAGCGCCAGGCTCCTCGAGCAGGCAACGTTCTTGCTGCAAAAAGGCCGGCGCACATCTGCAGGGCACCTCGACTTGCAGAGGAGGGAGCGCACCAGCCTCTTTCCATGGCGCGGCCAGTTCTCTCCACAACTGGTCGAGCTGCTTTTGCAGCGTTATGCAGAGCAGAGAACTGTCGTCCTGGACCCCTTTGTGGGCAGCGGTACCACCCTTTTTGAAGCAGCCCGCCAGGGCCTGAGCTGCTACGCCGCAGACATCAATCCGGCAGCGGTGGCGTTGTCGCAGACAGTCTACTTTGTTCGCCTGACACCCTCTGAACGCCAAGATCTGATCCAGGAGGCGGAATCTCTTTTAAAGAAAGCGCTGCAGTCCGCCTTTATAGATCTTTTCTCCTTTAGTGATATTGAACCTAGGATTGATGACTATTCCCACCCCAAAGAAGAAATCATACTTTCTCTAAAAAAAGATACGAATAATCATCTTTTAAGAATTATACTAGTCAACACACTAATGAAATATTTTGAAAACAAAAACAAAAAGGGAAATAACTGGTATACATCTTTCCATGAGCTGGCTGCGATTATCAGAAATCTACCCTATAGTGTTGCCCAATATCATATCTTTCACAATGATGCCCGCTCCTTACCGTTGGCCAATACCAGCGTTCAGTTGATCGTGACCTCCCCACCCTACATCAATGTCTTCAACTACCACCAAAACAATAGACCTCTCATGGAGAGATTAGGCTGGAATCTTCTTACCGTTGCTCAGTCCGAGATTGGAGCCAACCGCAAACATCGTCAAAACAGATTTTTAACAGTGATTCGGTACGCTTTAGACATGCTAGCAGCCCTGCGAGAAATGCGTCGCCTGCTTGCCGAGGATGGGCATCTCATCATTGTCATTGGTCGCGAGTCAACCATCCGTGGTGTGCGGCTTGGCAACAGCAGGCTGATCACCGCGCTCGCGCTAGGAGGGGCCGGTCTAGAGCTGGCCTCGGTCGAAGAACGGAAGTTTCTCAATAAGTTCGGGGAGGTGATCTACGAGGATGTGCTTCATCTGACACCGACCTCTCTTCCTCCTGCCTTCAACGATGAACTTGCCCGTTCTTTAGCTCTTTGTCTCCTGAGAGATTCCTTCCAGCAAAATTATGAAGATGCACCTACGAACCAAGAGATCCTGGAAGCCATCAGCAAAGCCCGCTGCGTTGATCCATCGCCTCTTTTCAATCCCGAGCATGCCATCGGAGGGTTCCTGTGA
- a CDS encoding carboxymuconolactone decarboxylase family protein: MSRIPPVEDSQFWPEDKENDASQAFATMRELFRVMAHRPEIARQTMQLLQTVMRSGGVEPRLKELLAIRVSQVNYCHY, encoded by the coding sequence ATGTCACGCATCCCACCGGTTGAAGACAGCCAGTTCTGGCCCGAGGACAAGGAGAACGACGCCAGCCAGGCTTTTGCCACCATGCGCGAGCTTTTCCGCGTCATGGCCCACCGGCCCGAGATAGCACGCCAGACCATGCAGCTACTGCAAACGGTCATGCGCAGCGGTGGCGTTGAGCCGCGCCTGAAAGAGCTGCTGGCCATCCGTGTCTCCCAGGTCAACTACTGCCACTATTGA
- a CDS encoding helix-turn-helix domain-containing protein, with translation MYRLRVKEHLEALGKSQQWLALQARVPESLIRRMVKDPTYAPTYITLAKVAKALRVSVDALIEELPDEDEDHRPT, from the coding sequence GTGTATCGGCTACGAGTCAAGGAGCACCTGGAGGCTCTGGGAAAAAGTCAGCAATGGCTGGCGCTACAAGCGCGGGTGCCAGAGAGCCTCATTCGACGGATGGTCAAGGACCCTACGTATGCCCCGACATACATCACGCTGGCCAAGGTGGCGAAAGCCTTGCGCGTCTCTGTCGATGCTCTGATCGAAGAGCTTCCTGACGAAGACGAAGACCATCGCCCAACCTAG
- a CDS encoding alkaline phosphatase family protein, with protein sequence MKRLFKVSLAMLLMVILLGTVAAAAAPSQSQMGATPARRSTTTPIQHLVVIFDENVSFDHYFATYPVALNPPGEPAFHARPGTPTVNGLTPSLLSHNPNSANPKRLDRSQALTCDQDHDYDDEQEAFDHGLMDRFVQSVAGSSCTDKSIVLDYYDGNTVTALWNYAQHFAMSDNSFGTTFGPSTPGAINLVSGQTHGATPANVSGLISNGTLIGDARPAFDDCSVGTTASLSGKNVGDLLNAKGITWGWFQGGFRPTAVNNGKAVCGATHKNIGGATVTDYIPHHEPFQYYQSTANPHHLPPSSVQMIGRSDQANHQYDLSDFWAALQAGHLPAVSFLKPAAYQDGHAGYSDPLDEQQFLVDTINRLERSPYWESMAIVIAYDDSDGWYDHVMGPIVMHSADATYDTLTGAGQCGTPQPGAYSGRCGYGPRLPLLVISPFARVNFVDHTVTDQTSILRFIEDNWQLGRIGDQSFDELAGPLTQMFDFSGPRAPRLFLDPQSGTPR encoded by the coding sequence ATGAAGCGCCTCTTCAAAGTTAGCCTGGCCATGTTGCTAATGGTCATTCTGTTGGGGACGGTGGCCGCGGCTGCTGCGCCTTCCCAGTCTCAAATGGGAGCGACGCCAGCACGACGCTCGACGACCACTCCCATTCAACATCTCGTGGTTATCTTTGACGAGAACGTCTCGTTTGACCACTATTTCGCCACCTATCCTGTCGCGCTCAATCCTCCTGGAGAACCTGCTTTCCATGCCCGACCGGGCACGCCCACCGTGAACGGGTTGACGCCAAGCTTGTTGAGTCATAACCCGAATAGCGCCAATCCGAAGCGGCTTGATCGCTCCCAGGCCCTGACGTGCGATCAGGATCATGATTATGATGATGAGCAAGAGGCTTTTGATCATGGCCTGATGGATCGCTTTGTGCAGTCGGTGGCTGGCTCAAGCTGCACCGATAAATCGATTGTGCTGGACTACTACGATGGCAACACTGTCACCGCTCTCTGGAACTATGCCCAGCACTTTGCCATGAGCGATAACTCCTTTGGCACGACCTTTGGCCCCTCGACACCGGGCGCCATCAATCTGGTCTCTGGTCAGACGCATGGTGCCACGCCGGCCAACGTGTCTGGCCTGATCAGCAACGGCACCTTGATCGGCGATGCTCGTCCGGCTTTCGATGATTGCTCAGTGGGGACGACAGCTTCGCTGAGTGGCAAAAACGTAGGGGATCTCCTGAATGCCAAAGGCATCACCTGGGGCTGGTTCCAGGGTGGTTTCCGCCCGACGGCGGTCAATAATGGCAAGGCAGTCTGTGGGGCGACCCACAAGAACATTGGTGGGGCCACTGTCACCGACTATATCCCCCATCATGAGCCATTCCAATATTATCAGTCGACGGCCAATCCACATCATCTGCCGCCGTCTTCGGTGCAGATGATTGGGCGTAGCGACCAGGCTAACCATCAGTACGATCTCAGCGATTTCTGGGCCGCGCTGCAGGCTGGCCATCTACCGGCGGTTAGCTTCCTCAAACCCGCCGCCTATCAGGACGGACACGCTGGCTACTCAGACCCCCTCGACGAACAGCAGTTCCTGGTCGACACGATCAATCGCCTGGAGCGCTCGCCGTACTGGGAGAGCATGGCCATCGTTATCGCCTACGACGATTCGGATGGCTGGTACGACCACGTGATGGGGCCCATTGTGATGCATTCAGCAGACGCGACCTACGATACGCTCACTGGCGCGGGCCAGTGTGGAACGCCACAGCCAGGGGCCTACTCTGGGCGCTGCGGCTATGGGCCTCGTCTGCCCTTGTTGGTGATTTCGCCCTTCGCGCGGGTCAACTTCGTCGACCATACGGTGACCGATCAGACCTCGATCCTGCGCTTTATCGAAGATAACTGGCAGCTAGGTCGCATCGGCGATCAGTCCTTTGACGAGCTGGCCGGTCCCCTGACCCAGATGTTCGACTTCTCCGGCCCGCGTGCACCGCGTCTCTTCCTCGATCCCCAGAGCGGCACGCCGCGCTAA
- a CDS encoding ABC transporter ATP-binding protein, with protein MEQREQRQADGHRAYPLVRVRQLVKNYYLGHTVVPALRGVDLDVWSGELVALMGPSGSGKSTFMNLLGCLDQPTAGRYLLNGVPVDELSPNELADVRNRSIGFVFQNFNLLPWMTALENVELPLTYMQMPAEERRRRAEMALTLVGLRTRAHHRPTELSGGQQQRVAIARALVTSPTLLLADEPTGNLDSQTSVQIMGILQELNRRGLTIILVTHEADIAAYCRRQVRFRDGRVVGDTLNPEPLEARLQLTHDHDHDHDHEQEGRKVTS; from the coding sequence ATGGAGCAGCGTGAGCAGCGGCAGGCTGATGGGCATCGCGCCTATCCCCTGGTGCGAGTCCGTCAGCTTGTCAAGAACTATTACCTGGGTCATACGGTCGTGCCGGCTCTACGGGGGGTTGATCTCGATGTCTGGTCGGGCGAGTTGGTGGCTCTCATGGGTCCCTCCGGCTCGGGCAAATCAACCTTCATGAATCTGCTCGGCTGCCTGGACCAGCCGACGGCGGGCCGTTATCTGCTCAACGGGGTGCCGGTCGATGAGCTAAGCCCCAATGAGCTGGCCGACGTGCGCAACCGCTCGATCGGCTTCGTCTTCCAGAATTTCAATCTCTTGCCCTGGATGACTGCCCTGGAGAACGTCGAGCTGCCGCTGACCTATATGCAGATGCCTGCCGAGGAGCGTAGGCGGCGAGCGGAGATGGCTCTGACGCTGGTGGGCCTGCGCACGCGCGCTCACCATCGTCCCACGGAGCTGTCGGGTGGTCAGCAGCAGCGCGTGGCTATTGCGCGCGCCCTGGTAACATCGCCGACTCTGCTCCTGGCCGACGAGCCAACGGGGAATCTGGATAGCCAGACCAGTGTTCAGATCATGGGCATTCTGCAGGAGCTGAATCGCCGTGGCCTGACCATTATTCTGGTGACGCATGAGGCCGATATCGCTGCCTATTGCCGTCGCCAGGTGCGTTTCCGCGATGGGCGCGTTGTGGGCGACACGCTCAATCCTGAGCCGCTGGAGGCCCGCCTGCAGCTGACCCATGATCACGATCACGATCATGATCATGAACAGGAGGGAAGGAAGGTGACCTCATGA
- a CDS encoding ABC transporter permease, producing the protein MSFLRPETGASQHATLPQPAPLDRSAFLPPVHAYRRARGFSAVYRGTRSALRALRANALRSLLTSLGIIIGVGAVIMMISISEGNAAAINQRLSALNPTQLTIFPGSARGTGGVSSGLGSAQSLTLDDANAIAQLSHVTAVSPLINAQGQLVAGDQNWSTSVVGVAPPYQQIGGWQLQEGSFISQDDEDSGHTVAVLGQTVVDNLFGPGANPVGQSVRINGVPFTVIGVLAPKGTTGGRNADDVVYVPYTTARQRLSGGRSLGQIVLTADSTSDVGLVQNEVEQLLEQRHNISNPQLDDFQIANQLQVLQSVQGTNQALTILLVSVASVSLVVGGIGIMNIMLVSVTERTREIGIRIAIGARPRDVMTQFLIEALVLSILGGLIGIVLGPIGAWVLTHFTSTPFVLDPLSVLLAFGVSALVGVVFGFYPAQRAARLDPIVALRTE; encoded by the coding sequence ATGAGCTTTCTGAGGCCCGAGACTGGTGCATCACAGCATGCCACGCTGCCACAGCCGGCGCCGCTGGACCGTAGCGCTTTCCTGCCTCCCGTTCACGCCTATCGGCGGGCCCGCGGCTTCTCTGCTGTCTATCGGGGGACGCGCAGCGCGCTGCGAGCCTTGCGGGCCAATGCGCTGCGTTCCCTGCTGACTTCGCTGGGGATCATTATCGGCGTCGGCGCTGTGATTATGATGATCTCGATCAGTGAGGGGAACGCCGCTGCCATTAATCAGCGGCTCTCAGCCCTCAATCCGACTCAGCTGACGATCTTCCCTGGTAGCGCCCGCGGCACCGGCGGGGTCAGCAGCGGCCTGGGGTCTGCCCAGTCGCTGACGCTGGACGATGCCAATGCGATCGCTCAGCTCTCCCATGTGACCGCTGTCAGCCCGCTGATTAATGCCCAGGGGCAGCTGGTGGCCGGCGACCAGAACTGGTCGACTTCGGTCGTCGGGGTGGCCCCTCCTTATCAGCAGATCGGCGGCTGGCAGCTGCAGGAAGGCAGCTTCATCTCCCAGGACGATGAGGATAGCGGCCATACTGTGGCTGTGCTCGGCCAGACAGTCGTCGACAACCTCTTTGGCCCAGGCGCCAACCCCGTGGGGCAGAGTGTGCGCATCAATGGCGTTCCCTTTACGGTGATTGGGGTGCTGGCTCCCAAGGGAACCACTGGCGGGCGCAATGCCGATGACGTTGTCTATGTACCCTATACAACGGCCCGACAGCGTCTGAGCGGCGGGCGCTCCCTGGGTCAGATCGTGCTGACTGCCGATAGCACCTCCGATGTCGGCCTGGTGCAGAATGAGGTCGAGCAGTTGCTGGAGCAACGACATAACATTTCGAACCCGCAGCTCGATGACTTCCAGATCGCCAATCAGCTCCAGGTCCTGCAGTCGGTACAGGGCACCAACCAGGCCCTGACAATCCTCCTGGTCAGTGTGGCCTCGGTCTCGCTGGTGGTCGGCGGTATCGGGATCATGAATATCATGCTGGTCTCGGTGACCGAGCGTACACGCGAGATCGGTATTCGTATCGCTATCGGAGCACGCCCGCGCGATGTGATGACGCAGTTTTTGATCGAGGCCCTGGTGCTGAGCATCCTGGGCGGACTGATCGGTATCGTGCTAGGCCCAATCGGGGCCTGGGTGCTGACACATTTTACCAGTACGCCCTTTGTGCTTGATCCGCTCTCAGTCTTGCTGGCCTTCGGTGTCTCAGCCCTGGTCGGTGTCGTCTTTGGCTTCTATCCAGCGCAGCGCGCGGCCCGTCTTGATCCAATTGTGGCCTTGCGCACCGAGTAA
- the fdrA gene encoding acyl-CoA synthetase FdrA → MVIQAQVRRRTYVDSITLMQIATALKGLPGVENAAAVMATEANLQLLAEAGLHPGEITAGAEDLLLVVKAALPEAAGQALQAAEELLTTRQPKSLSFQDSSGSPAAAATQPPHSLEEAVRRQPEARLAMISVPGPYAALEAEQALRAGLHVFLFSDNVPLQEEIALKQLAQERGLLLMGPDCGTALLNGIGLGFVNVVPRGPIGIVGASGTGIQQVMSLIAQQGSGVSQVIGSGGRDLSREVGAMTTLAGIRLLLRDEETRVIVLVSKPPAPEVAARVLEEAASGSKAVVACFLGADHEALEQGYGSRVAVARTLTEAATLAVQLAATPTSYHAATTPASAIAARLERLRQTCTVSSASGHLVGLFAGGTLCDEAMQLWSALLGPIYSNIPLEPAWRLRESSLTALPGHCAIDFGADEYTRGRPHPMIDPSLRLQALETVADNPGVSVVLLDLVLGYCAHPDPAAIYAPVIAGLRRRGPRPAIVVSLCGTEGDPQRLSAQAARLQEAGATVLTSNAEAALHCVQLLYEQEESGGLA, encoded by the coding sequence ATGGTGATTCAAGCGCAGGTCAGGCGACGTACCTACGTTGATTCGATCACGCTGATGCAGATCGCTACGGCCCTCAAAGGGCTGCCTGGCGTCGAGAATGCCGCCGCTGTGATGGCTACTGAAGCGAATCTTCAGCTACTCGCGGAGGCCGGTCTGCATCCTGGCGAGATAACCGCCGGTGCTGAAGACCTGCTGTTGGTGGTCAAAGCCGCGCTACCGGAGGCCGCCGGGCAGGCGCTGCAGGCGGCAGAGGAGCTGCTGACTACCCGCCAGCCAAAGAGCCTCTCTTTCCAAGACAGCAGCGGGTCCCCAGCCGCTGCTGCCACGCAGCCACCACATTCTCTGGAGGAGGCCGTCAGACGTCAGCCCGAGGCTCGCCTGGCCATGATCTCGGTTCCTGGTCCCTACGCAGCCCTGGAGGCCGAGCAGGCCCTGCGCGCCGGCCTGCATGTCTTTTTGTTCAGCGATAATGTGCCTCTGCAGGAAGAGATTGCCCTGAAGCAGCTGGCCCAGGAACGAGGTCTGCTGCTGATGGGCCCCGATTGCGGCACTGCCCTGCTCAATGGCATTGGGCTCGGCTTTGTTAATGTTGTGCCTCGCGGCCCTATCGGTATCGTCGGCGCTTCGGGTACTGGCATTCAGCAGGTGATGTCGCTAATCGCTCAGCAGGGGAGCGGCGTCTCTCAGGTCATCGGCAGCGGTGGGCGCGATCTGAGCCGCGAGGTAGGAGCCATGACAACCCTGGCGGGCATCCGTCTCCTCTTGAGGGACGAGGAGACGCGGGTGATCGTCCTGGTCTCCAAGCCGCCCGCCCCAGAGGTAGCCGCTCGCGTGCTCGAGGAGGCGGCCAGCGGCTCGAAAGCGGTGGTGGCCTGCTTTCTGGGCGCTGACCACGAGGCCCTGGAGCAGGGCTACGGCAGCCGGGTGGCGGTGGCCCGTACTCTGACCGAGGCCGCTACCCTGGCCGTTCAGCTCGCTGCTACACCCACCTCCTACCATGCGGCTACTACGCCCGCCAGTGCCATTGCTGCGCGTCTCGAACGGCTGAGGCAAACCTGTACTGTCTCCTCAGCCAGCGGGCATCTGGTTGGCCTTTTCGCCGGTGGAACCCTCTGCGACGAGGCGATGCAGCTCTGGAGCGCCCTGCTGGGACCTATTTATTCAAATATCCCTTTAGAGCCGGCCTGGCGCCTGCGTGAAAGCAGCCTGACAGCTCTCCCGGGTCACTGCGCCATCGACTTCGGAGCTGATGAATACACACGCGGGCGCCCCCATCCTATGATCGATCCCTCGCTGCGCCTGCAGGCCCTTGAGACCGTGGCCGACAATCCGGGCGTCTCCGTGGTTCTGCTCGACCTGGTGCTCGGCTACTGTGCCCATCCCGATCCGGCTGCCATCTATGCCCCCGTCATTGCCGGACTGCGTCGGCGCGGCCCTCGTCCAGCAATCGTAGTCTCGCTCTGCGGCACCGAGGGTGATCCGCAGCGTCTCTCGGCCCAGGCCGCACGCCTGCAAGAAGCCGGGGCCACCGTTCTTACGAGCAACGCCGAGGCAGCCCTGCACTGTGTCCAGTTACTCTACGAGCAGGAGGAAAGCGGTGGTCTCGCCTAG
- a CDS encoding YtxH domain-containing protein, with protein MKFVAGLLLGFGLGFAAGLLFAPQSGEATRSQLTEQGLLLRDRSLGLGQELRQRANEALSQGREIYERTKDELSERYSKAKSGQL; from the coding sequence ATGAAGTTTGTTGCCGGCTTATTACTAGGTTTTGGGCTGGGTTTTGCTGCCGGTCTGCTCTTCGCGCCGCAGTCGGGCGAGGCGACGCGGTCGCAGCTTACGGAGCAGGGGCTACTCCTGCGAGATCGCTCGCTCGGGCTGGGTCAGGAGCTGCGTCAGCGCGCGAACGAAGCCCTATCCCAGGGGCGAGAGATCTACGAGCGCACCAAGGACGAGCTCAGCGAGCGCTATAGCAAGGCCAAGAGCGGCCAGCTCTAG
- a CDS encoding response regulator, producing the protein MTKHILVVDDKNELLHLMRRVLEDEEYQVSILQHGRETLARVKRDLPDLLILDLRLGDVSGQEILKQLRADPLTREVPVIVYTAAVLEAEQVSKLVAEQPSYYQGVHVVQKPFELTNLLALVQQVLNEPAH; encoded by the coding sequence GTGACCAAGCATATACTCGTTGTTGATGACAAAAACGAGCTGCTGCATCTGATGCGGCGAGTCCTGGAAGACGAAGAGTACCAGGTCTCTATTTTGCAGCACGGGCGTGAGACGCTGGCGCGTGTCAAGCGTGATCTGCCCGATCTGCTCATTCTCGACCTGCGACTGGGTGATGTCTCTGGACAGGAGATTCTCAAGCAGCTGCGTGCTGATCCTCTCACGCGGGAGGTCCCAGTCATCGTCTATACTGCCGCTGTGTTAGAAGCGGAGCAGGTGAGCAAGCTGGTGGCAGAGCAACCGAGCTACTACCAGGGGGTGCATGTGGTGCAGAAGCCGTTTGAGCTAACCAATCTGCTGGCCCTTGTCCAGCAGGTCCTCAATGAGCCGGCGCATTGA